A window from Heliangelus exortis chromosome 17, bHelExo1.hap1, whole genome shotgun sequence encodes these proteins:
- the KNOP1 gene encoding lysine-rich nucleolar protein 1 isoform X1, whose amino-acid sequence MWGYPPHTHTSPEVGLGMIIKKKRKAHEEPVQKKKKVKSSWSQTIIKIEEDVQTVIKTEVDGQLESQTKVRKKEDLEGDEHLDKFKLKKKKKKKNKKKKVVSELWEVEHSDSYVNVKHHLDAEPEEELEKQIKILKKKKRKLQCHSSLPLENNQRSDVDLSNHHTDGTKENEFAFKKSRKNTALNLELDGEVIKKKKKKEDMQDGEHKQSEQVCKKHHKCISQEKAFMSENQETESIQNDGESNVRRKKRKKNKEKSDSFLPLLDNKHNMYGIPGSPTALSDFRKTQRTSSQEFPLSYREDEDTTADSGKIRETKRKKRKKNISFLTCEDNTDYSHRGPDKDFPAQQEVEPEVEELSGKKGKKNIKDNNEVIKKKKKKKIQKNKEEIRYSKVSVYIDSASKSEKITLLESNKKNKESEMKRAECDRGDIVDRVLCNSNHMLCDRKQRRRKKEVPQEFAEEPGSKGNKKEIKREELGSEEHGDDITIVQEKKGNCDEISIDKVRRQALQEEIDRESGKTKVFSPKVEQDTNFGQWSTAAFQSSEEKMKFLRLMGGFRKGSVPMENLAATTNKPNMALNREGEEKLQQALKMEFDKALDLKQHRGIGLGFQPAANKKVYIDKYTSRSIKFED is encoded by the exons ATGTGGGGTTACCCCCCCCACACTCACACCTCGCCTGAGGTCGGGCTGGG aatgataataaagaaaaagagaaaagctcaTGAGGAACCtgtacagaaaaagaaaaaggtgaaaagtaGTTGGAGCCAGACTATCATTAAAATTGAGGAAGATGTTCAAACTGTCATTAAAACTGAAGTTGATGGCCAGCTTGAATCACAAACAAAggtaaggaaaaaggaagatttaGAAGGTGATGAACATTTAGACaaattcaaactgaaaaagaagaagaagaagaaaaataagaaaaagaaagttgtCTCTGAATTATGGGAAGTAGAACATTCAGACAGCTATGTGAATGTAAAACACCATCTGGATGCAGAACCTGAAGAAGAAttagagaaacaaataaaaattctcaaaaagaagaaaagaaaactccaGTGTCATTCTTCCTTACCATTGGAGAACAATCAGAGAAGTGATGTGGACCTTTCAAATCATCATACAGATGGTACTAAGGAAAatgaatttgcttttaaaaaaagcagaaagaatacTGCTTTGAATTTGGAGTTGGATGGTgaagtaattaagaaaaaaaagaagaaagaggacaTGCAGGATGGTGAACATAAACAGTCTGAACAAGTTTGtaaaaaacaccacaaatgtatttcacaagaaaaagcttttatgaGTGAAAACCAGGAAACAGAAAGTATCCAGAATGATGGAGAGAGTAAtgtgagaagaaagaagaggaagaagaataaAGAGAAGTCTGACTCCTTTTTACCACTGTTAGATAATAAGCACAACATGTATGGAATTCCTGGTAGCCCCACTGCATTAAGTGACTTCAGAAAAACGCAAAGAACGAGTTCCCAGGAATTTCCATTGTCATATAGAGAGGATGAGGACACTACTGCAGACTCTGGAAAGATCAGAGAGaccaagaggaagaagagaaaaaaaaatatttctttcttaacATGTGAAGATAATACAGACTACAGTCACAGAGGTCCTGATAAGGAtttcccagcacagcaagaaGTTGAGCCTGAGGTAGAAgagctttctggaaaaaaaggcaagaagaatATAAAGGATAATAATGAAGtcatcaagaagaaaaagaaaaagaagatacagaaaaacaaggaggaaaTAAGATATTCAAAAGTTTCTGTATACATTGACAGTGCAtctaaaagtgaaaaaataacactactagaaagcaataaaaagaacaaagagagTGAAATGAAGCGAGCTGAATGTGACAGAGGGGACATTGTAGATAGGGTATTATGTAATAGTAATCATATGCTCTgtgacagaaaacagagaagaaggaaaaaagaagtacCCCAGGAGTTTGCTGAAGAACCAGGttcaaaaggaaacaagaaagagataaaaagagaaGAGCTGGGCAGTGAG GAACATGGGGATGATATAACTATtgtgcaggaaaagaaaggaaactgtGATGAAATTAGCATAGACAAG GTGAGGCGACAGGCTCTGCAAGAAGAAATTGATAGAGAATCTGGCAAAACTAAGGTTTTCAGTCCCAAAGTGGAACAG GATACAAATTTTGGCCAGTGGAGCACAGCTGCTTTTCAAagttctgaggaaaaaatgaagtttttgaGACTGATGGGTGGCTTTAGAAAGGGATCTGTGCCTATGGAAAATCTCGCAGCAACTACGAACAAACCAAACATGGCTCTGaacagggaaggggaggagaagtTACAGCAGGCTCTGAAGATGGAATTTGATAAAGCACTGGACTTGAAGCAACACAGAGGGATTGGTCTTGGATTTCAGCCTGCTGCCAACAAAAAAGTATACATAGACAAATATACATCTAGATCTATAAAATTTGAGGATTAA
- the KNOP1 gene encoding lysine-rich nucleolar protein 1 isoform X3 → MWGYPPHTHTSPEVGLGMIIKKKRKAHEEPVQKKKKVKSSWSQTIIKIEEDVQTVIKTEVDGQLESQTKVRKKEDLEGDEHLDKFKLKKKKKKKNKKKKVVSELWEVEHSDSYVNVKHHLDAEPEEELEKQIKILKKKKRKLQCHSSLPLENNQRSDVDLSNHHTDGTKENEFAFKKSRKNTALNLELDGEVIKKKKKKEDMQDGEHKQSEQVCKKHHKCISQEKAFMSENQETESIQNDGESNVRRKKRKKNKEKSDSFLPLLDNKHNMYGIPGSPTALSDFRKTQRTSSQEFPLSYREDEDTTADSGKIRETKRKKRKKNISFLTCEDNTDYSHRGPDKDFPAQQEVEPEVEELSGKKGKKNIKDNNEVIKKKKKKKIQKNKEEIRYSKVSVYIDSASKSEKITLLESNKKNKESEMKRAECDRGDIVDRVLCNSNHMLCDRKQRRRKKEVPQEFAEEPGSKGNKKEIKREELGSEEHGDDITIVQEKKGNCDEISIDKVRRQALQEEIDRESGKTKVFSPKVEQLLSLKLLRRDPASW, encoded by the exons ATGTGGGGTTACCCCCCCCACACTCACACCTCGCCTGAGGTCGGGCTGGG aatgataataaagaaaaagagaaaagctcaTGAGGAACCtgtacagaaaaagaaaaaggtgaaaagtaGTTGGAGCCAGACTATCATTAAAATTGAGGAAGATGTTCAAACTGTCATTAAAACTGAAGTTGATGGCCAGCTTGAATCACAAACAAAggtaaggaaaaaggaagatttaGAAGGTGATGAACATTTAGACaaattcaaactgaaaaagaagaagaagaagaaaaataagaaaaagaaagttgtCTCTGAATTATGGGAAGTAGAACATTCAGACAGCTATGTGAATGTAAAACACCATCTGGATGCAGAACCTGAAGAAGAAttagagaaacaaataaaaattctcaaaaagaagaaaagaaaactccaGTGTCATTCTTCCTTACCATTGGAGAACAATCAGAGAAGTGATGTGGACCTTTCAAATCATCATACAGATGGTACTAAGGAAAatgaatttgcttttaaaaaaagcagaaagaatacTGCTTTGAATTTGGAGTTGGATGGTgaagtaattaagaaaaaaaagaagaaagaggacaTGCAGGATGGTGAACATAAACAGTCTGAACAAGTTTGtaaaaaacaccacaaatgtatttcacaagaaaaagcttttatgaGTGAAAACCAGGAAACAGAAAGTATCCAGAATGATGGAGAGAGTAAtgtgagaagaaagaagaggaagaagaataaAGAGAAGTCTGACTCCTTTTTACCACTGTTAGATAATAAGCACAACATGTATGGAATTCCTGGTAGCCCCACTGCATTAAGTGACTTCAGAAAAACGCAAAGAACGAGTTCCCAGGAATTTCCATTGTCATATAGAGAGGATGAGGACACTACTGCAGACTCTGGAAAGATCAGAGAGaccaagaggaagaagagaaaaaaaaatatttctttcttaacATGTGAAGATAATACAGACTACAGTCACAGAGGTCCTGATAAGGAtttcccagcacagcaagaaGTTGAGCCTGAGGTAGAAgagctttctggaaaaaaaggcaagaagaatATAAAGGATAATAATGAAGtcatcaagaagaaaaagaaaaagaagatacagaaaaacaaggaggaaaTAAGATATTCAAAAGTTTCTGTATACATTGACAGTGCAtctaaaagtgaaaaaataacactactagaaagcaataaaaagaacaaagagagTGAAATGAAGCGAGCTGAATGTGACAGAGGGGACATTGTAGATAGGGTATTATGTAATAGTAATCATATGCTCTgtgacagaaaacagagaagaaggaaaaaagaagtacCCCAGGAGTTTGCTGAAGAACCAGGttcaaaaggaaacaagaaagagataaaaagagaaGAGCTGGGCAGTGAG GAACATGGGGATGATATAACTATtgtgcaggaaaagaaaggaaactgtGATGAAATTAGCATAGACAAG GTGAGGCGACAGGCTCTGCAAGAAGAAATTGATAGAGAATCTGGCAAAACTAAGGTTTTCAGTCCCAAAGTGGAACAG CTACTTTCCCTAAAATTGCTGAGGAGGGACCCTGCTTCATGGTAA
- the KNOP1 gene encoding lysine-rich nucleolar protein 1 isoform X2 yields the protein MIIKKKRKAHEEPVQKKKKVKSSWSQTIIKIEEDVQTVIKTEVDGQLESQTKVRKKEDLEGDEHLDKFKLKKKKKKKNKKKKVVSELWEVEHSDSYVNVKHHLDAEPEEELEKQIKILKKKKRKLQCHSSLPLENNQRSDVDLSNHHTDGTKENEFAFKKSRKNTALNLELDGEVIKKKKKKEDMQDGEHKQSEQVCKKHHKCISQEKAFMSENQETESIQNDGESNVRRKKRKKNKEKSDSFLPLLDNKHNMYGIPGSPTALSDFRKTQRTSSQEFPLSYREDEDTTADSGKIRETKRKKRKKNISFLTCEDNTDYSHRGPDKDFPAQQEVEPEVEELSGKKGKKNIKDNNEVIKKKKKKKIQKNKEEIRYSKVSVYIDSASKSEKITLLESNKKNKESEMKRAECDRGDIVDRVLCNSNHMLCDRKQRRRKKEVPQEFAEEPGSKGNKKEIKREELGSEEHGDDITIVQEKKGNCDEISIDKVRRQALQEEIDRESGKTKVFSPKVEQDTNFGQWSTAAFQSSEEKMKFLRLMGGFRKGSVPMENLAATTNKPNMALNREGEEKLQQALKMEFDKALDLKQHRGIGLGFQPAANKKVYIDKYTSRSIKFED from the exons atgataataaagaaaaagagaaaagctcaTGAGGAACCtgtacagaaaaagaaaaaggtgaaaagtaGTTGGAGCCAGACTATCATTAAAATTGAGGAAGATGTTCAAACTGTCATTAAAACTGAAGTTGATGGCCAGCTTGAATCACAAACAAAggtaaggaaaaaggaagatttaGAAGGTGATGAACATTTAGACaaattcaaactgaaaaagaagaagaagaagaaaaataagaaaaagaaagttgtCTCTGAATTATGGGAAGTAGAACATTCAGACAGCTATGTGAATGTAAAACACCATCTGGATGCAGAACCTGAAGAAGAAttagagaaacaaataaaaattctcaaaaagaagaaaagaaaactccaGTGTCATTCTTCCTTACCATTGGAGAACAATCAGAGAAGTGATGTGGACCTTTCAAATCATCATACAGATGGTACTAAGGAAAatgaatttgcttttaaaaaaagcagaaagaatacTGCTTTGAATTTGGAGTTGGATGGTgaagtaattaagaaaaaaaagaagaaagaggacaTGCAGGATGGTGAACATAAACAGTCTGAACAAGTTTGtaaaaaacaccacaaatgtatttcacaagaaaaagcttttatgaGTGAAAACCAGGAAACAGAAAGTATCCAGAATGATGGAGAGAGTAAtgtgagaagaaagaagaggaagaagaataaAGAGAAGTCTGACTCCTTTTTACCACTGTTAGATAATAAGCACAACATGTATGGAATTCCTGGTAGCCCCACTGCATTAAGTGACTTCAGAAAAACGCAAAGAACGAGTTCCCAGGAATTTCCATTGTCATATAGAGAGGATGAGGACACTACTGCAGACTCTGGAAAGATCAGAGAGaccaagaggaagaagagaaaaaaaaatatttctttcttaacATGTGAAGATAATACAGACTACAGTCACAGAGGTCCTGATAAGGAtttcccagcacagcaagaaGTTGAGCCTGAGGTAGAAgagctttctggaaaaaaaggcaagaagaatATAAAGGATAATAATGAAGtcatcaagaagaaaaagaaaaagaagatacagaaaaacaaggaggaaaTAAGATATTCAAAAGTTTCTGTATACATTGACAGTGCAtctaaaagtgaaaaaataacactactagaaagcaataaaaagaacaaagagagTGAAATGAAGCGAGCTGAATGTGACAGAGGGGACATTGTAGATAGGGTATTATGTAATAGTAATCATATGCTCTgtgacagaaaacagagaagaaggaaaaaagaagtacCCCAGGAGTTTGCTGAAGAACCAGGttcaaaaggaaacaagaaagagataaaaagagaaGAGCTGGGCAGTGAG GAACATGGGGATGATATAACTATtgtgcaggaaaagaaaggaaactgtGATGAAATTAGCATAGACAAG GTGAGGCGACAGGCTCTGCAAGAAGAAATTGATAGAGAATCTGGCAAAACTAAGGTTTTCAGTCCCAAAGTGGAACAG GATACAAATTTTGGCCAGTGGAGCACAGCTGCTTTTCAAagttctgaggaaaaaatgaagtttttgaGACTGATGGGTGGCTTTAGAAAGGGATCTGTGCCTATGGAAAATCTCGCAGCAACTACGAACAAACCAAACATGGCTCTGaacagggaaggggaggagaagtTACAGCAGGCTCTGAAGATGGAATTTGATAAAGCACTGGACTTGAAGCAACACAGAGGGATTGGTCTTGGATTTCAGCCTGCTGCCAACAAAAAAGTATACATAGACAAATATACATCTAGATCTATAAAATTTGAGGATTAA